Sequence from the Oncorhynchus kisutch isolate 150728-3 linkage group LG12, Okis_V2, whole genome shotgun sequence genome:
cttgtaaactattacggactacaaagggaagcccagccgcgagctgcggagtgacacaagcctaccagacaagctaaattaatTATATGcatgcttcgaggcaagcaacactgaagcatgcatgagagcaccagctgttccagaggactgtgtgatcatgctcgcCATAGcagatgtaagacctttaaacaggtcaacattcacaaggccacagggccagacggattaccagcacGCGTACTCCGAGCATtcgctggcaagtgtcttcactgacattttcaacctgtccctggccgagtctgtaatatctacatgtttcaagcagaccaccatagtccctgtgcccaagaacaccaaggtaacctgcctaaatgactaccgaccttcACTTCTGTAgcctgaagtgctttgaaaggctggtcatggctcacatcaacaccatcatcccagaaaccctagacccactccaattttcataccgccccaacaaatccacagacgacgcaatctctattgcactcaacactaccctttcccaactggacaaaaggaacacatacgtcagaatgctgttcattgattacagctcagcattcaacaccatatgccctcaaagctcatcactaagctaaggactctgggactaaacacatccctctgcaactggatcctggacttcctgacgggccgcccccaggtggtaaaggtaggaaacaacacatctgccatgctgatcctcaaagctggggcccctcaggggtgcgtgcttagtcccctccagttcacccatgactgcgtggccacgcacgactccaacaccctcaTTAAGTTTGCCATCAACAcagcggtggtaggcctgatcatcaacGACGATGAgagcctatatggaggaggtcaatgacctggaagtgtggtgccaggacaacaacctttccctcaacatgatcagaacaaaagagatgattgtagACAACAAGAAAAGGTGgcgccgagcatgcccccattctccaaatcaccaacaaactatcatggtccaaacacaccaaagacagtcgtgaagagggcacgacaaagcctatttccctattttctcaggagactgaaaagatttggcatgggtcctcagatcctcaaagttctacagctgtaccatcgagagcatgtggttgcaccactgcctggtatggcaactgctcggcctccgaccgcaaggcgctatcgagggtagtgcgtatggtccagtacatcactggggccaagctttctgccatccaggacctctataccaggcggtgtcagaggaaggccctaaaaattgccaaagatgccagtcaccctagtcatagactgttctctctgctaccgcacggcaagcggtaccggagcgccaagtctaggtccaaaagtcttcttaacagcttctacccacaagcaatATGACTcccgaacagctaatcaaatggctacccagactttttgcattgtccccccccccctcacccccaccccctgctgctactctctgtttattgtctacgcatagtcactttacctctacctacatgtacatattaccttgactaacctgtacccacgcacattgactcggtaccggtgccccctgtatatagcctctttattgttgcttttttatttttaacttttatttagtaaacatttttcttaaaactgcattggttaagggcttgtaagtcagcatttcactgtaaagtctacacctgttgtattcggcacacgcgTGTgggtgtgcatctgtgtgtgtttatacctTGTGTGTTTACAATAAAGTATGTCATGTTTCTCTCCAGGTGCTGAGCAGTGGGTTAGAGGTCAATGCAGAGCAGCAGGAGATGGAGACGGTTCTGTTTGAGGCTCTGGGAACAGTGAAGACTGAACTAGACTCCCTACCTCACCTTGTACATAGAAGTAAAGGGCTCAGGGGGGAGGTAGCAATGAGAGGGGAGGTAGGGGTCAAAGGTGAGGGGGACAGGACATTGGCTCTCCTGCAGCAGTATTCTGAGCTCTTACTGAAGtcagtggagaagagactggataACAAGATCTAAAAAGGATACATACACAGAAGATGCATACAAGCAGACATGCATATGAATTAAATGTGTATTACACTTATGaaaatacacacagacaggaatcGCTCGGTAATCAACAAATCATAAGGACAATGAGAACCGGACCCTTCCTCATAGAGAAGTTTAATAACATATTAAATAGAGTGAAGATGGACAAATGAGTTGTTAAGAATGAATTACATTTAAGATTCTCATGTGTACTTTAAAAAATGTCTTGTGTGTATTTCTTTTATATGACTCAGTACTACTGCAACGTTGAGGAAGAACTTGTAAGCAATCGTTTCACTGTACTTTTTACACCTGCACATAACAAATAAACTCTGATTGGATTTGTATTTAATTTTGAATGGCTGTAGGGATTAATGAAGGAAAAATTTATTTATTCTGGGACTGCACTGTGGGCAAATGTGATGTCCTGTCCACTGTTGAGGGGAGAAAATGACATGGGTTTTCCCTAAGAAAATGGATTGGCCATAAATCCTTTATGTCGGTTTTATCCTTTTTAACTGTGAATTCCTTTTTTTTTATAGCTTGCATGGCAAGGGTAGACATGTTTACATTCACTGTAACTGCGATGCCACTGAATTTTCTCAATGATCACACTGTTTTGTCTTACTCCACATGTTTTTGAATCTATGCTAAATGTCTATTTCCCCTGGTTTTATTGTGAGTGTTGTTTGTGTGCATCGAGTTGACTGTCAAACCTGTCTTGATATTGCAGTTGTATGAGAGGTCTGATacaataaaaatatttcaaaGATAACTTCATTCAATTTAATGGTTTTATTTCATACAATTTTACATtgattttagtcatttagtcatttagcatttAGACTTATAGTagtgcgtgcatacattttcatactttttttttaCCATACTGTTCCCCCATGGgtatcgaacccacaaccctggtgttgcaagcgccatACTCTACCAACTGATTTACAGTGGCAAAAGTTAACCCAGCTGGTTAGATTCTAAAAACGACCCCTGAAGGACGCTGAATCCTCTCATATAGAGACGTTCTGTAACTACTGATATCTTTAGCCAGTTCAAAGTCATAAagtatgtatatttatatagaCATTGATCAGAAAATAGTTATATGAAATATAAGAATTACAATGAAATGGCAGTGTTGAATTCTTAGGCCTTTAACATTACACACATTTTCAGATGGAGTGTTTTGTTAGTGGGAATTAATGTGGTTATAAGTGTACAgctcattatcatcatcataaaACGGGTGCAAAGCCTCTGCTGGgtgctatatactgtatatggatgTCGTGAGGTGTGGGTGTCATGGCATTGTTTCTACGTTGATGGAGGTGAGGATGACATCATAGAGGATGTTGACGCGATCGATCTGGCTGAGTTCTCTGACACGGTGTTTAAACTCAAACAGCTGAGCTCTGTTCACAGCCACCTTGAACTCCCCAGATGTAACCAGAATCTTCatctgaaaggaaaggaaagacgAACACTCTTAAAGACGCACTATGCAGAAataactcaaattatgtcatttcctggttgctaaaaattCAAATAGTTgccctaatttcagtttgtgacaaaacaagcaagtatagtgtagagaatcattgtaccatctgaacacaggaggctgctgagaggagcacggctcattataatggctgtAACTGCTGCAATGGAATCAAgcacatgtgtttgatgtgttcgatgccattccattcactctgttccatgcattactatgagccgttctccccaatgaaggtgccactGACCACCTCtgcatctaaaccactgtgaaatagcTTTTCAAAAAGCAAAAGTATTGTTTTtcttcagctgtttgaagctgctaTACAAAACCAAAAGTAGGCCAAACAAAAAAACTTTAGAACtaaaagcatagaaatagtgcatagATCTACCGCTTCTAagactttcaatgagaatgacagatctataacacatttgtatgtgaatttggtcgggttgcCCCAAAAGTGACGTTGCAGCTTTAAGCCAGATTGGCTTTGCAAAATAGCCTGGTTCGATAAAGATCCCTGAAAGGTAAAGGTAAAGATCCCTGACTACCTTCCGGACACTCAACAACACATAGACTCACAGACGATGCTTCAGAGAGAGGATATCCCACAGTGCTGATCTATAACCTACTTTAGTTAAAGTACTTTATCCCTGTACTAACCTTAACTAgtagagatcaataaaaacaactAACCATCGTTCTATGCTAATTAATGATAGCAAACACACTTTTCTATGTTCCATTTATTAGTTAGAACAGTAGGGGCTACAGTTGCACTGCTGTAAAGAATATTCCCACTGACCTCGAAGGACTGTCCTGCCATGAAGGGGAAACCTCCCTGTGTgtgcctctcctccttcccccagCGCTCTCCCACCTTGGTGTTCCTCACCACTGCCTGCTTGCCCCCCTCACTGAACCGAGAGTTGAGGTGGAAGGCGATGTCTTTACCTCGCAGGAAGTTGACTGTGAACCTGGAGGGGGATacaaccaacaacaaaaaaatgaatcAAAAAAGGATGTTTAATTGATCAGATTGACTGTCATCCGACGAAGGCAGCTGACATGTTCAGAACAATCAACTTTACAAAATGACACGTATGTTAACGTCCAATGCTTTCACTGGGTCTCTCCGGGATCTTAATACTCCTAGTAAACAACAAAGACCATAGTAGACTATGGTAGTTGATGAACTCACTGCTTAGCATTTGGTTTGACCCGGCCCATGATGGTGATCATCATCTTGTCGTAGATGCCTCTTTGTAGGTTCAGGTTGTAGGGCACGCTctacacaccaacacaacacactgacatTTAGGATATGGCTCTGTCTTCACACCAACACAATTTATTGCAAATTTCCTCCTTCCATCCACACCcactgttgtgaaattgttagatgacttgttagatattactgcatggacggaactagaagcacaagcttttcactacactcacattaacatctgctaaccctgtgtatgtgaccaataacatttgatttgatatagaaaatccttccctccctccttgtcTCTCACCAGTCCAGCTGGTGTCGGATTCCACTGTGGAGCAGGTGTGAAGCCATCTGTGTCCTGAACAGGGCCTAATGGCCATCCAGACCCTGGGTTAATGCTTGGGCTAAGGCCTGGGACTGGCCACCCTGGGACACTAGGCTGACTGGGGCCCTGGGCCTGGGCTTGAATCAGAGCTGGGCCTTGAGGTTGAAAATGCTGGGGTGTAGGCTGAGGCTGGAATTGGGGAAGCTGGGGATGGGGTCCAGGCCAGCATGGCTGGCAGGGATGGGCTGGGGATGGTTGTGGTTGGGGACCAGGCCAGTTTAGGGATGGAGCTGGGGCTGGTTGGGATGGTTGCGGACCAGGCCAGTTCCAGTTTTGGGTTGGAGCTGTGGCTGGTTGGGATGGCTGTTGCCCAGGCCAGCAGGGAGTGTTGGGCTGCCCAGGAAAACATGGCATTGGCTGAGGTTGAGCCGGAGTTGGGGCTGGTTGGGATGGTTGTGGACCAGGCCAGCAGGGGGTGCTGGGCTGCCCAGGAAAGCAGGGCATGGCCTGGGGTTGGGTGGGCTGTTGGCCAGGCTGTGTCGACCAGACAAGACTCCCTGGTTGCTTCTGACTGGGCCAGATACCGTTGCTTCCCTGGGGGGTATAACCAGAGGACGGACAGCCACACAGAGCATCAGAGAGCTGGGGGGGTCAagattaatacacacacaccatcaacgatacacacatgcacactggcaccaacactcatgcacacactcctatacatacagacacagacacagacagactatttccacaCAATATTTCAAGAATACTGAGACAGTTCCTTTCAGGGATAGTTCTCAGTCGTTAGTTGTCAGTGTAGAGGTTGGAGGAGGTGAGGTACTTACTTCCATAGTATCTGTAAGTAAAGAGAGAACAGCATCACTACGATGTTTTATCTTCAGCAGAAACGGAAGCAGTGTTGCAGCCATGGTCCCCTAACAGCGGAAAGAAATCCCTCTAGCAAGTCACCACGGTCAGATCATCAGGGCATTCAGTTCAAGTTCATCGTTTCCCCCAGTTTCATCCCTGATTATACCAGTTTATCCTAAGGGACATTAGAGAGGGACAGtcatgtccccctctcctctaaaGTACCAACTGACAGCTCAGACAAAATAAGCAGGAGTTTGGAAACATTCCTTGGTGAATTCAAATTGGCTCACAACATCTCTGTATTCTTGTAGACCACGTCCCTACTCATACACAGAGTATGAAGGTCGAAGGTCACCATAAAGACCATTGTAACACTGGAATAAAAACCATTGTAATACTTGGTGGAAATTGACACAATATGGCATCTATTGCATAATAAAGCCCTTTGTGAGGAATGTGTATGGAACTGTGAATCTGTTGTCTGTAATCATTCTGCCAAGTGACTGTCCTCTCCTCGTGGCACATCAGATTCCACAGATAGCTACTCACCAATTACATCATAACCTGATTACCTGTCCTCAGGCTAGTCTTGCATTTGCTGTGCATTGTCTTTGtcttatagactataacatgaCCGCAATTATGATATGGATGCGTAGTATAAGATAGGCTCCCATCCCATAATAGGTCTCCAAACCGTGACTGCAGTCCTGCCCAAATAAGTTGATTACCTTTTCTCAGCAGCTATGTTAAGAAGCAACAATTCAGTCTAACATATTTGCTTTGTATATTTCTTTGTCATTCAGAACGGGACATTCAAGCCGTAACGTCTTAGAGTtcttagttatatatatatatatatataatttttctaCTTTTGAACATTCCATAGATCAGTACAAATATTTCTttacaataaaacatgttttcaaacaGCTTGCTGAACATGTCTAATCTCTCTCCTAGAAAATAATTGCCAAAATTGAGGTTTGTTTCACTCTATATGCCAGGACTTTTCACACTGCAAAAGGTTGGTTGGCCAAAGGAGAACTTTTGGACTGCAGCATAGCACACTCTAAAGTCGGAGAACATCAACCTTTAGCCCAGAACTAAATTGGCTCGGCCGCAGAGCAGAGCAAGCACCAACTTTTGGAGAGGGCTAACCAATGTCAGAGATCAGCCAAAACTTAATTGGAATATTCCCTcactagcctagcggttaagcacattggccagtaactgaaaggctgCTGGTTCGAATCTCTGAGCCGTCAAGGTGGAAAAATCtaccgttctgcccttgagcaatgcagttaacccccaacattAACTGCTCCCTGGGCGCTGATGACATGgacgttgattaaggcagccccccgcacctctctgattcagaggggttgggttaaatgcggaagacacattatggttgaatgcattcagttgtgcaactgactaggtatccccttttccccTTCTATGTATCATGAAATATGATTCTGCACAGCTGGAGCTAAGGTTGATTTCAAGTGAATTTAAAATTGCAACACAGTGTACagtaaaacaataaaaaatacGATAAGAGCTCTAAACCAATGGGACAATACAATCTCAAACTCAGTCTCAAGACATAAATGAATACAACGTTACGTTACCTGTTATTCACTGCGCTTCTCAGATGTAACACTGTAGAACCAGGTTGTTGCTTGGTTGTTGAAGTGACAGCTAGACAGCTATAGCaggaatccacacacacacatatttaggaTCTCCTTTATAACTTCCCTTTTTCATTAGGCCACTCCCAACTCTCCTGGAAGAACCACGCCCAGGGGAAAAGATTCCCTGTCACAACATCTCCCTTATCAAAGTATGTTCTTCAATCTTTCTAAAAGCAGATAActataaactcagaaaaaaataaacgtccctttttcaggaccttgtctttcaaagataattttgtaaagggtttaaatactgtttcccatgtttgttcaatgaaccataaacaattaatgaacctgcacctgtggaacggtcgttaagacactaacagcttacagacggtaggcaattaaggtcacagttatgaaaacttaggacactaaagaggcctttctactgactctgaaaaacaccaaaagaaagatgccctggGTCCCTGcgcatctgcgtgaacgtgccttaggcatgctgcaaggaggtatgaggacagcagatgtagccagggcaataaattgcaatgtccgtactgtgagacacctaagatagcgctacagggagacagtacggacaggatcggtacatccgaacatcacacctgcgggacaggtacaggatggcaacaacaactgcccgagttaaacGCACAAtcactggactgagggcttgtagacctgttgtaaggcaggtccccaccagacatcaccggcaacaacatcgcctatgggcacaaacccactatcgctggaccagacaggactggcaaaaagtgctcttcgctgacgagtcgcagttttgtctcaccaggggtgattgtcggattcgcgtttatcgtcgaaggaatgagcgttacaccgaggcctatactctggagcgggatcgatttggaggtggagggtccgtcatggtctggggcggtgtgtcacagcatcatcggactgagcttgttgtcattacaggcaatctcaacgctgtgcgttacagggaagacatcctcctccctcatgtggtacccttcttgcctccagcatgacaatgccaccagccatactgctcattctgtgcatgctttcctgcaggacaggaatgtcagtgttcagccatggccagcaaagagcccaggtctcaaaatatacaaatatttacacatgttaagtttgctgaaaataaatgcagttgacagagagaggacgtttcttgttttgctgagtttatataaaaATGTTTGTTGTAAAAAACACTGTGGGCCAATATATATGTAGGACATAAGCAATAATTTACAGCGCCTTCAGagtgactaccccatctctgtagcccacacatacaactatctgtga
This genomic interval carries:
- the LOC109900313 gene encoding galectin-3-like isoform X3, which encodes MESVPYNLNLQRGIYDKMMITIMGRVKPNAKQFTVNFLRGKDIAFHLNSRFSEGGKQAVVRNTKVGERWGKEERHTQGGFPFMAGQSFEMKILVTSGEFKVAVNRAQLFEFKHRVRELSQIDRVNILYDVILTSINVETMP
- the LOC109900313 gene encoding galectin-3-like isoform X2, coding for MPCFPGQPSTPCWPGPQPSQPAPTPAQPQPMPCFPGQPNTPCWPGQQPSQPATAPTQNWNWPGPQPSQPAPAPSLNWPGPQPQPSPAHPCQPCWPGPHPQLPQFQPQPTPQHFQPQGPALIQAQAQGPSQPSVPGWPVPGLSPSINPGSGWPLGPVQDTDGFTPAPQWNPTPAGLSVPYNLNLQRGIYDKMMITIMGRVKPNAKQFTVNFLRGKDIAFHLNSRFSEGGKQAVVRNTKVGERWGKEERHTQGGFPFMAGQSFEMKILVTSGEFKVAVNRAQLFEFKHRVRELSQIDRVNILYDVILTSINVETMP
- the LOC109900313 gene encoding galectin-3-like isoform X1: MEGSNGIWPSQKQPGSLVWSTQPGQQPTQPQAMPCFPGQPSTPCWPGPQPSQPAPTPAQPQPMPCFPGQPNTPCWPGQQPSQPATAPTQNWNWPGPQPSQPAPAPSLNWPGPQPQPSPAHPCQPCWPGPHPQLPQFQPQPTPQHFQPQGPALIQAQAQGPSQPSVPGWPVPGLSPSINPGSGWPLGPVQDTDGFTPAPQWNPTPAGLSVPYNLNLQRGIYDKMMITIMGRVKPNAKQFTVNFLRGKDIAFHLNSRFSEGGKQAVVRNTKVGERWGKEERHTQGGFPFMAGQSFEMKILVTSGEFKVAVNRAQLFEFKHRVRELSQIDRVNILYDVILTSINVETMP